From Echinicola soli, a single genomic window includes:
- a CDS encoding class I SAM-dependent methyltransferase, whose product MKKSFSEEELKAIASQLSHPKGEMGIDVAATMHESNISMTEKAIELLHLENGDKVLELGHGSAMHVSQLLEEQESLHYTGLEVSELMYLEAKKHNIQWIDAGIADFHLYDGEQAPFESGSFDKIFTVNTIYFWKDPLRTAEELERLLADEGSLVIAFAQKRFMEKLPFAQHGFTLYDDADVMELMTEVGLVTLEQSDVTETVKSKAMEEVQREFTVMRFSR is encoded by the coding sequence ATGAAAAAGTCATTTAGCGAAGAAGAACTAAAGGCCATTGCTTCCCAGCTGAGCCACCCAAAAGGGGAAATGGGCATCGATGTGGCCGCTACCATGCATGAATCGAACATTTCCATGACTGAAAAGGCCATAGAACTGCTTCATTTGGAGAACGGCGACAAGGTGCTGGAGCTAGGGCATGGGAGTGCAATGCATGTGAGCCAGCTTTTAGAGGAGCAGGAAAGCCTGCACTATACTGGCTTGGAAGTTTCCGAACTCATGTACCTAGAGGCCAAGAAGCACAATATCCAATGGATCGATGCAGGTATTGCGGACTTTCATTTGTATGATGGAGAGCAAGCTCCTTTTGAGTCTGGGAGTTTTGATAAAATTTTTACGGTCAATACCATTTATTTCTGGAAAGATCCTTTGAGGACAGCAGAGGAATTGGAAAGGTTGTTGGCCGATGAGGGGAGCTTGGTGATCGCTTTTGCGCAGAAACGGTTTATGGAAAAGCTGCCTTTCGCCCAGCATGGCTTTACGTTATATGATGATGCTGATGTTATGGAGTTAATGACTGAAGTTGGTCTGGTGACCTTGGAGCAATCAGACGTGACCGAAACCGTCAAGAGCAAAGCCATGGAAGAGGTACAGCGGGAATTTACCGTAATGCGTTTTTCCAGATAG
- a CDS encoding GNAT family N-acetyltransferase produces MKNNYQIIPIRPEDTWDLRHRVMWPDQPIDYVKLEEDHHGQHFGLIQEDKLITVISVFIKDDQAQFRKFATEISLQGKGLGSILLQHAISRLEKEGIHRIWCNARADKTAFYEKFGFQRTLQTFVKGGIDYVIMEKTTVQISENRNFTIEDLLPLYQKNQWSSANMPDVLYNGLTHSDSLVTAWENDQLVGLGNAISDGYLVVYFPHLLVLPSHQCKGIGRKIMERMLEKYAGFHMQMLTAEVDAVSFYEKIGFEHAGKTVPMWKYEGKEH; encoded by the coding sequence ATGAAAAATAACTACCAGATCATCCCCATACGTCCAGAAGATACTTGGGACCTCCGTCACCGTGTGATGTGGCCAGATCAGCCAATTGACTATGTAAAACTCGAAGAAGATCACCATGGCCAACATTTTGGCTTGATCCAGGAAGATAAACTCATCACAGTCATCTCCGTATTTATAAAAGACGACCAAGCCCAGTTTAGAAAATTTGCCACCGAAATATCCCTGCAGGGCAAAGGCCTGGGAAGTATCTTGCTCCAGCATGCAATTTCCCGTTTGGAAAAAGAAGGCATCCATCGTATCTGGTGCAATGCACGCGCGGATAAAACCGCTTTCTACGAAAAATTTGGGTTTCAAAGAACCCTCCAAACCTTTGTCAAAGGAGGAATTGACTACGTCATTATGGAAAAAACAACTGTGCAAATTTCAGAAAACCGGAATTTTACCATAGAAGACCTACTGCCACTCTACCAAAAAAACCAATGGAGTTCCGCAAATATGCCTGACGTTCTCTACAATGGCCTTACCCATTCTGATAGTTTGGTCACCGCTTGGGAAAACGACCAGTTGGTGGGATTGGGCAATGCCATTTCTGATGGGTATTTGGTGGTTTATTTTCCGCATTTATTGGTATTGCCCAGTCACCAATGCAAAGGAATCGGCCGCAAAATCATGGAAAGGATGCTCGAAAAATATGCGGGATTCCACATGCAAATGCTCACAGCTGAGGTCGACGCAGTATCATTTTACGAAAAAATTGGCTTTGAACATGCCGGAAAAACGGTACCGATGTGGAAATACGAGGGAAAGGAACACTGA
- a CDS encoding DUF418 domain-containing protein produces MKLDQLVNPISDRSRIELIDIFRGFAIFGIFMVNIEIMNCFMVNQEKFGKLWTRPIDTFSYRILQLFFYSKFFPIFSFLFGLGIGMQTNKFINSKRLPLGFLIRRMLILLVFGILHITFLWDGDILHLYALIGIFTFFWIRRAAKVILITSIIVFVFPFYDVIVAIVFGSLEVNSSRLIELYNPQEIRNIIWNGSLGEQISLRWADYVSNIPLLLYMVGPVAFSMFLLGLYFVRQGYHNAIKDFIARTKKPVLMVILLITAYRLFFIFALTDLDIYHNPWLKPIFLQLIFLSDVMTGLFYLWLMGWLYYFQGWKKLLSPLKYVGRMALSNYIFQSLVGLILFYGLGFSLYEKMSPPMMLLTGILVFAVQMLMSAIWLRYFRYGPLEWLWRVLSYGKRMGIKR; encoded by the coding sequence ATGAAATTAGACCAATTGGTAAACCCCATTTCTGACCGTTCTCGTATTGAATTGATCGACATTTTTAGGGGCTTTGCGATATTCGGGATTTTTATGGTCAATATCGAGATCATGAACTGTTTTATGGTGAACCAAGAGAAATTTGGCAAGTTATGGACTCGGCCAATCGATACCTTTTCCTACAGGATTTTGCAGCTGTTCTTTTATAGCAAGTTTTTCCCAATATTTTCTTTTTTATTTGGATTGGGCATCGGTATGCAGACCAATAAATTCATTAATTCTAAACGACTGCCACTTGGCTTTTTAATAAGGAGAATGCTCATACTGTTGGTTTTTGGAATTCTGCACATCACCTTTTTGTGGGATGGTGACATTTTGCATTTATATGCCCTCATTGGGATATTCACCTTTTTTTGGATCCGAAGAGCTGCAAAGGTGATTTTAATTACGTCGATCATTGTATTTGTTTTTCCATTTTATGATGTCATAGTGGCCATTGTTTTTGGGAGTTTGGAGGTGAATTCTAGCCGCTTAATAGAGCTATATAATCCCCAAGAAATCAGGAATATCATTTGGAATGGTTCGTTGGGTGAGCAAATCAGTTTGCGTTGGGCAGATTATGTTTCAAATATCCCTTTGTTACTTTACATGGTGGGACCAGTAGCTTTTTCAATGTTTTTGTTGGGGCTGTATTTTGTCAGACAGGGCTATCACAATGCGATAAAAGATTTTATTGCACGGACAAAAAAGCCAGTTTTGATGGTGATTTTATTGATCACGGCTTACAGGCTATTTTTTATATTTGCCCTTACTGATCTTGACATTTACCATAATCCTTGGCTTAAGCCAATATTTCTACAACTTATATTCCTATCAGATGTGATGACGGGGCTTTTTTACCTCTGGCTTATGGGTTGGTTATATTATTTTCAAGGATGGAAAAAACTGTTAAGTCCATTAAAGTATGTGGGGAGGATGGCACTTTCCAACTATATTTTTCAGAGTTTAGTTGGTTTGATTCTTTTTTATGGACTTGGGTTTTCTCTTTATGAAAAAATGAGTCCACCGATGATGTTGCTCACTGGGATTTTGGTCTTCGCTGTGCAGATGCTGATGAGCGCGATTTGGCTTCGGTATTTCAGGTATGGGCCGCTTGAGTGGTTGTGGAGAGTGCTGAGTTATGGAAAACGGATGGGGATAAAACGTTAG